The DNA window ATTTGGTCAAcagaaaattattgaaaataataaatattaatattttaataataaatatttattacaattatagatatattaataataaatgttttgtagtataaatgttaaaatatacaTACCATAAATCCAtgtactcttcataaatttagaatttagtctttatatttttatttttaagaatttagttagtccctgtacttttattttcaataatttagtccctctatttttcgaatttgaaaatcaagtccaattgttaatattgttaaatttttttgtcaattttgttgatgtcacattttcaaataaaaaatactcacttagtagtcatgtaactaaaagaTAATGTTGTatgaacctgaatttaataaaataattttaatatatgcaaaaacaatacaaaatgtaaatttatagatataaaataaactccattaaataatgaaaagatgagaaaatctcaaatgtatgtttgtcttattgtaaacaacttttataaagtatTTTCAGGTAATATgtcaaataatagaaaatattttacacaggtTCATCtaaacactagaaaatattagtttttccaaaaaagtaaatcattttctagaAATAATTTTAGAGAagtcatttttaataaaacaaacggagcctaagaGGAAAGAGATGATAAGAGAAAGATAACCCCATTGTAAAGGATCATACCTGGTCTTTTTGCTTGGTATGGATTGTGTTGGTAATGTAAAGTGGGTAATCCTATACATTGGTTGAGAAAAGATTTTTAAAGGAGTTTAACTATAGCTTTATCTCTAATTTTTATTGAGTAATTGGGGCTAAAGGCTCAACACATGCACACTATTGTCGTTGTTCGTATCCGTGTTAACACGTATCgtgtgtttttttaaataaattttttgttccttttatcataaattttttttagttacagAAAATATTCTGGCTGttgtaaaatatttttggttGAGGAAAATCGTctgctattttttaaaattgacacTGCTAATTTACTATTCTACCCCTTCATAAAACAATATCAATAGCAGACTATTTTCTCATTTTACACAACAACAAACAAACATCAATCTCTTCTTTGCTTTTCTTAGCTCGCTTGTTTTCTgttcaaaaaaactttttcgatCAAATTTCCAACCAAATTTTCAGCTCTCCAGCCtacttttttgaatatttttgagaAAAACAATATCAATCATGTTCTACCTTCTTTATTCAGGTGTACGAATATTGAAGTACTTTGTTAACCTTGGGGGTGACGTCCACTACACAATTACATCGATTAGGACGAATTTACTTCTAAGATAATAATCTTTCACATCATAGTGATTAcctttttatttactttcaaTTTATTTCTATCAATGACAACTATTTATTTTTGCAATAGTATAttttcaaattaacatatttGCCTTTATATTATGATATAAGATTGTACTCtattattagaaataaaaaatttattttaaaaatattaattatttattagacACAGTATGTAAtgatatttatttcaattaataattGTTCTTTTGCTACAACTTTTTTCTTCATAAACCGCATTCTCACTAATCCCATTCGAGCTGTCTGAAAACCATGGAGGATCAATCCTCTACTTCAGCAACATCCATTGATCCCTTCAAGTTACTCAAAATTGTCCAAAATCCAGATGGGTCACTCACTCGACAATCTCTTTTCCCTTCAGTTTCAATTACAGAAGAAGAAAGCACCGGTTCCAACGCATCTCAACTCGCCTTCTTCAAGGACATCCCTCTGAATCCCCAAAACAAAACCTTCATTCGTCTCTATAGGCCACCAACTCCACCACCAAACACCAATCATAGGCTCCCTCTCTTAATACACTTTCATGGTGGCGGCTTTATCCTCTTCAGTGCTACTTCTCGTCCTTTCCACGATGCATGCAGTGTCAAGGCAGTTAAACTCCCAGCCGTAGTCCTCTCTCTCGAATACCGTCTGGCACCAGAGCATCGCCTTCCGGCTGCATACGATGATGCCGTTGAAACCATCATGTGGGTCCGGGACCAGGCGATGGACGTCAACGGCTGTGATCCGTGGTTAACAGAGTATGTAGATTTTTCCAAGTGTTTTCTAATTGGTTCCAGTGCAGGGGGCAACATGGTTTTCCATGCAGCTTTACGTGCATTGGACATCGATACCTCGCCTGTGAAAATCATAGGGCTGATAATGAATCAGCCCTACTTCAGTGGGGTGGAAAGGACTGAATCGGAGAAGCGATTCGTCAATGACAGGATCTTGCCTTTACCAGCTAATGATCTGATGTGGTCCTTGGCTTTGCCCGAGGGAGCTGACCGGGACCATGAGTTTTGCAACCCGATGACGGCTGACGGGTTCCTTAAGGAGAAGATGGGACAGCTGACACGGTGCTTAGTGACAGGCCACGGAGGGGATCCACTAATTGACAAGCAGAGGGAGTTGGTGAAAGTGCTGGAGGCGCGTGGGGTGGATGTGGTGGCGGAGTTCGCTGAAGGAGGTTGCCATGGGATTGAAATTTTCGATCCGTTGAAGGCGGAAGCACTGCTTAAGAGCATCAAGGAATTTGTCGACACTTGCTGTCGGTGTGTTAATTATGAGTCTGCTGCTGCCAAATCAACCCTGTGAGCTAGGCTGCGCATACTAGCAACAATAACCAGTTCAAGATTATTGttaaaaatgataattaattatttttattataaatatttaattttgctGCCTTTTGTCTCATTTTCTCTCTACTTTTTGTTACTAATATTGATTTATTCTGATTGGTGTTTCAGACTAACTATAATCTCCCTTTACGATgacattaaaattaatatattgttttttaaattgCCATGAGACACCATAAAGACAAATCTACTGAGGATGGTGTTGCAATATTGGGACCATTAATAAATAGTCTAAAACTTCCCAAAAATGTAATTTGTGAGCATAATTTCCACTATAATCACTTGTACATCTTCCTTTGGATAAATTTCTTCTATAAATATTGGTCCAAAGATTTCATTTGCTACCATCCAACTTTCTTTATCCAATCAAcacaaattttttgaaataatatctAGAATTATCTATAGTctttcaacccataaataagaggaggGGTGAGCGTTTGAtctaattgagtgaaaaaaatttaagttaatagAGTTGgcgagtcttattttatcatcctaactctatttgaattttttttcaaatcgagtcgagtgaaatgaGATTCGAGTCAAGTCGAACTGAATTGAGTGAATTGttagagttaaattaaaaaattaaacatgtcaaattaaaatcttgtcacaatataactaattcccttgaatcattaattaacttatatagtcccaaaattattattttagaaaatttttaaaaatttaactttcattatatatatttttagatttttttaaaatataaattttaagatttttataaatatttagaattttaaaatttattttgaattattttgtaatttttttattgaaagagaggttaatttgttattttttaaaaattgacagGAGCTAAAAGGTATTTACACTAATctgttattaaaattataaaattcaactcgactcgaacttAAAACTCGTAtcacttattcgagttgactcaaataactcaaacaactcgattcgattaactagaaatttaaattttttttcgattttttcaaatcgaatcaagTTTTGTTCACTCCTAAATAGGTAGATAATGTGATTTAATACACTTAAATCTATATCTTTCTATATTAATAATACTTATATTAATAAAACTAAGACTCAATCCACTACTATTAGCACAATTTTAAGCATCATCAACATCATCCACTATATCTGCCTATCATCACATTTGTTGCCTAGAGTTGTAGGGTTTATCTTTTTTGGTACACTATCTAGATTTATTAAATTGTAACGTTTTTTTACTAATAAAAAAACCTGTATaactatatttaattatttatatgttttggaaaaatttaagaattataaatGGTAACCAATGAGAAAGCAGGTGAGCTAGAGTCAGTCATGCTGACTCGAGCAAAGGAAAAATACGGCACCAAAATTAACACAATAGTTTTTTTAACCAGATGAGCTGAGAGTTTCCAAGTCTCCTTTTGGCAATTCATCATTCACTCCCTCTTTCCATTATTTCTATCTCAACTGTAAAACTTCAGAGGAACGGACTTCGATGACCGGCAGTGGAGGGGATGCGCCACCGCCACTGACTGCCAACGGTGGcgaattcctcctttctttaCTCCAAAAGCCCCAATCGCATCATCCTCAACAATCTCCATTACCCCCTGGAGTGGCTCCCATGACCTTGCCTCAACCGCAAGCTCAATCGCTCGCCATTGATCCTGCCGTTCAAGCAGTGGGGCCCACACTCCCTTTCTCGCCATCTTGGTCACCGAATGGACGCGATCTCCCCAGTCCTTGGCCCCACAATCTCTCTCCGCCCTTCTATCCTAATTTGATAGGGTTTCGCCAAAACCCTTGGTTTTCTCCAGGAAACCAAATTGCCTTTAATCAAGAAGCTTTAGTGGATGACTTGAGAAGGATAGGGATTTCAAGGATAGACAGTAATAACAATCACGTAATCCCGAATCTGACCCAGCTAAAGCATCGAGAACAAAAACTCGTCTTTGGTTCTTTTCCTAGTGATATTCAAACCCTTCCAAAGCCTGATGGCGTGCTTCAAAATTCGAATTTGAATTTTTCAAATCAGCAATCTAACTCGCGGCTTAATGCCAATCCAAATTCGAGTCCATACTTTTTCCAACGTCGAAATTCTGATGAAAGAGGAAAGCAACAGCAGCATGATGGGAATTGCAGGTCTACCCCTTCTGCTGAAACTCCAAGACCGCCTCCAGGGTTTTCAGTACAGCCTCGAAGAGGAGGAGGAAGTCGGGATTTCGGAAAAAATACGAGACATGTTGCGCACagtgtaaataaattaaaagctGAATTGGGTCATTTGAGTTATGACAATGAAACGAGACTTCGTGGACAGCTTGATCACCCTGTGCCGCCGGCAGGGAGTAATCCGCAGTCTGTTTCAGTGACTGAGATTGAAGGGCCTCTTTTGGAATTGCATATGGATGGTGGTGCAAATGGGTTTTCAAGGCGTGATAAGCCTAGAAGGGAAGATGGTGGCGAAGTGGATGAAATTGAGGAAAAGTTTGTTGAACCTTTGTTGGTTGAGGATGAATCTGATGATAAGAATGACAAGAAGCGGCATCATCGGGAGAAGGTAGACTTATTTTCTTACTTCTGTTACTTTTTATTGCCTTGAACCAATTGCTATAATCTGTGAAGCTTTGAGAGATCTGAGAGTTAAAAGATTGAGGTGGATGCCTGAATTATAATTGAAATTATATGGTCACAGGTAATTTTGGTAGTATATGCTTAATACATCTTAAATTTAGTTGGTAATATTGCCCAAATAATGTTTGGCTGAACACATCGTATCAGTGCCCTTGAAGTTTGAGTTTTATCATACACCAAGGACTGTCTAGGCAGTCAGAATTTCATACTGAAAATTTTGGACTGTTCATCATTATTACTTAGTGAAAGGCTAGACTATGTTTGAATTCAGGATTACTTGTGGTTTTTTTTATCAGGAATACAGAAAAGATAACAGGGGGCAAAGGCTACTTAGCCAGAGGGAGAGAATGTTAAAAAGGCGGACGGATTGTCACAGTGATATTCTCAGGTTAGATTCACCTTTACTTGCTATTTATGAGTCACTCATACCTCCTGTGGAAGAAAAAGCTAAGCAGAAACAGTTGTTAGCATTACTTGATAAACTAGTTTGCAAAGAATGGCCAGAAGCACGGTTATATCTCTATGGATCTTGTGAGAACTCTTTTGGGGTGTCAAAGAGTGACATTGATATTTGCCTTGCGTTTAATGAGGACATTCACGACAAGTCTGAAATCTTGCTAAAGTTGGCAGATATTTTGCAGTCAGATAATCTTCAGAATGTGCAGGTTGATATGTGTTACCTTCTCCAAAATTCATTGTAATAAACTACATATGTGGTGTAGCGATAATTTTTTTCCTTCCAAATTGATATATAATGTTTGCTTAGATTTtcagttttgttttattttagatGGCAATTTTCTGAATTCACTTTGATTCAACTGgtttgttctatttattcataGCAGCTTCTTAGGAATTTggttttttactttttacttttaaatAGGCCAATGTTAATGAGCCATGATTACAATTTGTGCATTCTGCAGGTTTGTAATCTTGATAGGTTGATTACAAGTGGCAATTAATGcattcttttttgttttcctttgtGGATGATAATTTAAGATGCGAAAATCTTCTGCCGAAATTTGATTAGTACATTCCTCTTAAGTAGTCTCTATTTTACAACCCTTAAGATTCATCATCTGATTTATATTAGTTTGAGAAGTTGCGGGTTCTGAGCCCCCCCCCCTTCTGTTTCCATTGGACTTTCTTACTTTTTGTTGTCACTTCCAACTGATATGCTTTCATAATCTGTATAGAGAATTTGCACTTGAAGTTCAGACTCATAATGTGTATGGAGAATATTGCAATTGAAGCTTAGACAGTTTATGGATGAACTTTACAGTAAAATTGAGTATAACTTGCTGTTGGCCTCATGTACAGGCACTGACTCGTGCCAGGGTCCCCATAGTAAAGCTTATGGATCCATTGACTGGAATTTCCTGTGACATATGCGTAAACAATGTTTTGGCTGTAGTAAATACAAGGCTTCTACGAGATTATGCAAAAATCGATGTAAGATTATGGCAGTTGGCTTTTATTGTGAAACACTGGGCCAAGTCCAGAGGAGTGAATGCAACTTACCAAGGAACTCTATCTAGCTACGCGTGAGTTGTTTGCAACTATAATGCTATTCCCATAGCTAGCAACATCATTCCTGAGCAGCATATTTCAATGGTGTTTGTGGTTAGTCTATTTGGTTTGCTTTGAAATGAATAAAAACATCGATAAAAGTATAAGCTGTGATGATGCCAATTTAGGTAGGATTCATGTATCTAGAGATAGGGTAGGACACATTTCAGGTATTGCTTAATTTAACTTGCAGCTATAAAGTCACCtgttcttgttatttatttatttactgttatcaattattatttttaactagtATTTTCTTTGCAGGTATGTTTTGATGTGCATTCATTTCTTACAGCAACGTAGACCTGCTATCCTTCCATGCTTGCAGGTGTGTATGCTTTTTGCTTCCTatatcaatttttgtttttaattagtaTTTGGATTTTGCCCTACCTTTGCTACAACATTGTTGGTAGAAATTTTCTTCTCCTAAATAGTAAAGGTTACATGATAACCTATTTTCTTATATACCATTTTTGGTTTTATTCAGTTAttgtttattactattttttacaTGCCTTGTCTAGTTGGCTCTGAAATTTGGCTGTATATTTTAAGGATAAAGGATCAATAAACTGTGTGTTTACCAGTACCTTGTATTGCTTTGGCATGGTAGAAAGAATTGGATGATATAATGAAAGGGTGGCACACTTAAGAAAGAGAGTTATATAATGAATGGAAAAATCTGTCACTGAAAGAAAAGGACATTTTATTATGGGTTTTGATCTTTCACTGGTTAGGAGCTGCAGTCATTTTTTACCTGCCTGGTTTGTGTGTGATTGTTGGTTCTGTTCCCTATGAGCAATTGTATGGTCCGTATTTATATGAAGTTAGTTTCATGTCACACATATCATGGTCTTTATTCCTTTGCATGAATCATTTCTttagaagatttttttttttgcaaaattacgaTGACTAGATGTTTTTGGGTTAGTCATTCAGATTTTTCATTTGCTAATTCTCTTTCAGGGAATGGAGACAACCTTCTCTGTCACTGTGGATGATGTTGAGTGTGCTTACTTTGATAAAGTCGAAAACCTTTGCAATTTTGGATCTTCTAACCAGGAAACTATTGCTCAACTGGTGTGGGCATTCTTTAACTATTGGGCATATATTCATGATTATGCAAATTCAGTAATATCTGTACGCACAGGAAGCTTGATCAGGTGAGATGCAAACTATTATCTTTCAGGATTGCTAATAAAGTTTGAGgtgaaaatataaaatgttttcaTAGTTTCTGAACTTATAACTATAAGTTAAGATGCATGTATCTGGTTTTGTTTTAAATACCTTCTTTGGGTATTAGTTGCATCTTGTGgtgaatgaattattttattaacagatCCCATTTACTGTAGTAAGTTCTGAGCAGGGAGAAAAATGAGTGCTCTCTTTTGCAATTTGCAAATGATCAATAGATGCTATATTTGGTTTTGCATAAACCGAGGACTAAATAGTTGTAGGTGgggataaaataaacaaaaacgtTTTTAATTTGATTACTCCATTTGTGCAGTAAGGGAGAAAAAGACTGGACAAGAAGAATTGACAATGATCGTCATTTAATCTGCATAGAGGATCCGTTTGTGGTATCTCATGACCTTGGTCGAGTGGTGGACAAGTTCAGCATTAAAGTTCTAAGAGCAGAGTTTGAACGAGCGGCTGATGTAATGCATTATGATCCAAATCCTTGGATAACACTCTTTGAACCTTACGTCCTTGAGTAAAAAAACCTTGTCCAAGTGTCAcggccaaagtgcaaagcccgtgatCATGGCATAAGATGTGtcccatggaggtctatcgattagatggagaacatttagcccacgagaactggcccgattcaaggaattgttggagaagcctgtcagattgaagcctgatTGGCTCGATAATGAAGACATGGTAACTTAGGCTAATTTTGGTaattaatcttagaagatatagggaatcatatcttgtaaaaattagattagatttgatatggcatatcttataaattcttaaaattaggggatatggttaatctcgtccgtcgatgtaaatgtttcttgaccgtcggttttggggagctcaactataaatagagagtctcCCCCCATTTGTACTCATCCATTGTAAGTTGAATTTTTAGaagtaatagaattctttgagcatttactcaaacattttttgtgcattctttctttggctttctgttgttctcttgtagcttcttttggcataatcGCTTCCGTTatataaattggtgccttggaggagttctaaaagaatcctcacttttggATGTAAAGGTTGACTTAGATGAGTTTGGACGAACGAATCGCCTAAAGCCGCACGAATTGcaagacgaaaggtctagccccgtgacacaaGTGTGTTAGAAAATCAATGGTTAAAGCTATTTGGTTGGTTTTTGTAGTCGGTGTGCTTTGCGTCCcccataatttttaattttgtcctTTTGAGTTCATATCCATTTTAAAGAAGTTTAAGCTTATTATATGTAATCAAGAAAAGAAATTTCCAAACATTTTATGGATGGATGTTAAACAAGTTGTAATTAATTGATTGATAATGTATACAAAATTTCTATATGATCCAAAGATATTCATATCAAAATTGTATTTGTGTCTTCAAGTGAAACAAACAAAACAGTTTGATTTGATTTGACAAGCGTAAATAAAACGACTGCTCTGCTTGAAAATAATGCCCTTAAGAAAAGGCTACCATAGTTTATACTACCtgctaattaaaaataatgtcaCACAGATTCAATTCGCCTACCATTAACTTCAATTATATGACTGTATGTATGTTTCGTAACTATTCTATCAGCATCTAACCCTTATTTTGAACTCTCTGTTGGTCTCTTTTCTTCTCCCCGAAGccaaaacaaaaacaatcaaatcaCAACTGAAATGGTACATTACATTGTATATTAGCCAATGCCTCCACCTGGTGAAAGGTCTAATTTCTTACCTACTTCTGTAACAAAAAACCAACATCAACCTTCAGCTTTAGATGCATCAATCCTTGGATCTGAATCTGATATGCCATCTCAGTTCATATGGCCACACCACGAGAGACCATGCCTGGAAGCCCACAGCTTGTAGTTCCAACCATTGACTAGGGATTTGTCCTCTCTGGTGCCGATCACCACCATTGTGGATAAGGCATGCAAGAAGCATGGAGTTTTTATGGTTGTAAACCATGGGGTGGATCCGGGGCTTGTGGATAGAGCTCATCGGTGCATGGACTTCTTCAGTATGCAACTCTGTGAGAAGCAAAAGGCAAAGAGAAAAATAGGAGAAACTCTGGATATTCGAGTGGCTTCGTTGGCAGGTTTTCCTCCAAGCTGCCATGGAAAGAAACTGTCTTTTCGATATTGCCCTGACAGTCCAAATATCGTAGAACAATATTTTGTCAGTGTAATGGGTCAAGATTTTAGACATTTTGGGTATGTAAAAGCTCACCATTCTATATATTATCTTAAATAAACCATACAAATGTAATATAGAATGTCTATGTGTTTCAATGATAGGAAGGTTTACCAGGAATATTGTGAAGCCATGAACAAGCTTTCCATGGAGGTTATGGAGCTGCTGGGATTAAGTCTGGTACTCGGCCGAGCTTACTTGAGAGATTTCTTCCAAGGAAATGACTCAATCTTGAGACTGAATCATTATCCGCCATGCCCAAACCTGATTTGGCTCTAGGAACCGGTCCTCACGCCGACCCTACTGCCTTGACCATTCTTGATCAGGATCAGGTGGGAGGCCTTCAGGTTTTCGCAGATCATCAATGGAATTCTCTAACTCCCATCCCAGGAGCTTTCGTGGTCAACATTGGCGACAGTTagaaatcaattttattattacatCGACTTAAAATTTTTGCAGAATTCAAACATTTACCATTTAAAACGGCTAAGGGCTGCCATGAccataaaacaaggaaaattgtACTGTGGGCTCCAAGCTCacactaaaatttttagattaaccaacattttaaatattttgtgaaaatttttatattagttaaaaattttgttaaatttgaaatttttaataaatctgaaaatattttattcactCACAATAGATTTTTCACACAATAATCATATATATTGAAAtctcaattaaaatatatattaaaattttaaaaagaatgttCTTGGATGATCGCCACTTCTAAGTTGCTAAATGAGAAATTTGTATCACAGCATATTCATAAGTGaagataattaagttttatggTCCATGAtatgtaaattattatatatatgatattttaatgattaaactAAACAATTTTAGTAAAAGAATGTATATTTGCATATGAATTGGTTTGATGTAAATCAAGATGAGaattaaattatacaatatattgaATAATACAACTGGGGTAATTCATACGGTATAGGGTGTAAAAAGCTGCTAAAATGAGGACAATTCACACTATAGATGGAGCGGAGAATCTCTAAACTAATAGTTTGAGAAGGTTGGCATTGTACTTGAACAGAGTTTTGACACTATGTCCTCGTTTACCTCGTTCTTCTTGGAGGAAGGGATAATTTATAAATGAAAGAGGATAAAAGTGGTCTGTATAGGGTTCAATCATAGGTCCAACTCAAGATATGGGTTGAATGTGGTATCCTTGAAAGGCTGGCAAGCTTAAAATCAGCTTAAGATATGGGTTGGATGTAGTATTCTTAAAagttaaaatcaataaatatgattagatttgatatgaggtattagtaaaatttattctaaataaGTTTAATGGCTACTGACACAATTTATTACATATAAATGATGATTTGAATTCtgttatttaaatgtttaaagcAACGAGGATATTAAAAAATGCTTCAATAGGCATAATTAGGTCTTTCTTTTtgtgaatatttattatgaataagATAAGTATCTTtcataaaatgttaaaaatgagaAACCCGaatttatagaaatataaatGAATATGAGTGGTGCATTTTCAAATAAGATATTTAGAGTTTTGGTTCAATGTTCGGATACTAATAATTTCATTAGAATTAATATTGGTTGATACTATCTTATATTTGTTTATTCTTTATGTTAAAGACGATGATGAAAGTTATACCAACATTCTAATTAATGTATATATTTTCAACTTAATTTTGACGTGAGACAAAAATTGTGATATTTCAGGCTCTATGTTACAAAGTTGCTTGCATAGACCAGTGGTAAATAATGAAAGAGCAAGAAGATCTATTGCTTACTTGTGTGTACCAAGATGAACAAAACGGTAACACCGGCTACTGCTTTAGTGAATGTCGAAAACCCTAGGATATATCCGGACTTTAAATGGGCAACATTTCTTGAATTTACTCAGAAACATTACAAAGTTAACATGAAAACTCTTGAAGCATTCTCCAATTGGcttcaaaaataagaaaatatcttcAACATTAATTCCACGGATGAAGATTGCTAATGTTTATATGGCGATGGATCTGAGTTTAGAGATAGACTATGTAGAGAAGTAAATTGAGTTTAGATCCATCACCATATACACATTAAAAGGCATGGTACAGTACAGGTCAAGCAGTCATCCAAAAAGAAACAATGCAAGAAATTGGAGtcttataaagatataaatttaaATCTAGAAAGGGGAGCCATTGTTCAAAAAATACATTCATATAAGATTCCACCTATTCTGTTGTCTAAATGTAAAAAATCATAGGGTGTCTTCAAAGGTCAACATTGCATACAATTCGTTAACTCGTTCCAACGGGTGAGCACTAAAGGAATGAATTTAATGAAATAACTAGAAGAATAAACAATGTGGGGATAGAGAGAAGAAAGCAAAAACCAAAATGCCACACTTAATTCACCTTCATTCACTAAGGTTGCAACTGCGAGGTAGTGATGATCATACTTGACATACTTGGTCCAGTATGGTCTATATTTGTCATAGCCAAGTCCAGCCATGGTTTCATGTTGCCATTGTAGTGGATAACTGCTGCATGTTCGATTTCTTTCTTGTACACTTGGATTGTAGCCCAGACCAAGTACATGCCATGATTCTCAGTGGATGTGTTAGACCATAGAATGTGATCAACCCGGAGAAGTGTCCCAAGCTTCACAATGCCCTATCTTCATTCTGATAAACATTGAAAAAAAGGAACATGCATCAATCAGCACAATTCAGCATCCAAGCAATAATGATAATTAACTATAATACAATCACTTGGCATATATAACTTAGCTACATGTCCACTAGAATTTGTATATGATGATTGATAAACTGAGAATTTGACCCATCAATCAGAAACAATTTCTGTATGAATGCATGAAGGTGTGTCTGTGTGATgcagaaaataataatatgatatcAGATAGATAGCCATTCATAGACTCACCATATTTTGCCACTTGTGGTATATGCCAGTGATATCCTTCTTTTCCACACCTTGAGATCAAACATATTCATTCCATACGCCCATCCACAAGCATTAGGATCAAAGTTTCGTGAAATATGGTGATTGAGAAGTTAAGATACTTGTCAAACGATGAAAGCTTTGACCACAAGTTTCTACAGCACCATTCACTTTTCCATGCAGATCCACAGACCATATCCAGTCAAGTCTTTCTGGACAACAATGTCATCATCAGAAACGTATCTTATCTAACTTGGGGTAGACCTGTGGAAGATAGACCGCAGTGATTAAGCATTGAGAGATACTTCGGGTTCGAT is part of the Gossypium hirsutum isolate 1008001.06 chromosome D11, Gossypium_hirsutum_v2.1, whole genome shotgun sequence genome and encodes:
- the LOC107911930 gene encoding UTP:RNA uridylyltransferase 1 isoform X3 — translated: MTGSGGDAPPPLTANGGEFLLSLLQKPQSHHPQQSPLPPGVAPMTLPQPQAQSLAIDPAVQAVGPTLPFSPSWSPNGRDLPSPWPHNLSPPFYPNLIGFRQNPWFSPGNQIAFNQEALVDDLRRIGISRIDSNNNHVIPNLTQLKHREQKLVFGSFPSDIQTLPKPDGVLQNSNLNFSNQQSNSRLNANPNSSPYFFQRRNSDERGKQQQHDGNCRSTPSAETPRPPPGFSVQPRRGGGSRDFGKNTRHVAHSVNKLKAELGHLSYDNETRLRGQLDHPVPPAGSNPQSVSVTEIEGPLLELHMDGGANGFSRRDKPRREDGGEVDEIEEKFVEPLLVEDESDDKNDKKRHHREKEYRKDNRGQRLLSQRERMLKRRTDCHSDILRLDSPLLAIYESLIPPVEEKAKQKQLLALLDKLVCKEWPEARLYLYGSCENSFGVSKSDIDICLAFNEDIHDKSEILLKLADILQSDNLQNVQALTRARVPIVKLMDPLTGISCDICVNNVLAVVNTRLLRDYAKIDVRLWQLAFIVKHWAKSRGVNATYQGTLSSYAYVLMCIHFLQQRRPAILPCLQVWNGDNLLCHCG